A single window of Sporosarcina sp. Marseille-Q4943 DNA harbors:
- a CDS encoding YihY/virulence factor BrkB family protein gives MILLNVAKRFFKERFFDQAAQTAYYLLLSMFPFLIFLFSLLSYLPVNEEMFLAFLRPFAPSEAYVIIEQNVRAIIFKVQGNVLYTSLAAAFWLSSVAVQSLARSLDQAYGYVRRYAFWKVLIRDLGVTLLFMLILSLSLFLPLIERALHEVVTYYDTVEQWRGWQTVWPMVRWGLGTLFLFLFFLLFYKVVPTGKMKVKEVWPGAVFSAIGWQLFSLFFGSYVANVDYTRLYGQLSGIILLVLWFYLTAVILMVSGLLNAELRSFLKRKGR, from the coding sequence GTGATCTTGCTCAATGTGGCGAAGAGGTTTTTCAAGGAGCGATTTTTTGATCAGGCGGCGCAGACGGCTTATTATTTACTGTTATCGATGTTTCCTTTTCTCATTTTCTTGTTCTCCTTGTTGAGTTATTTACCCGTGAATGAAGAGATGTTTTTAGCGTTCCTTCGGCCATTTGCGCCGAGTGAGGCGTATGTGATCATTGAGCAGAATGTGCGGGCGATTATTTTTAAGGTGCAGGGGAACGTTTTATACACAAGCTTGGCTGCGGCTTTCTGGCTGTCATCAGTTGCTGTGCAATCGTTGGCGCGTTCGTTGGATCAGGCTTATGGGTATGTCAGAAGATATGCTTTTTGGAAAGTGTTGATCCGAGATTTAGGTGTCACGTTATTATTCATGTTGATCCTATCCTTGTCTTTGTTTCTTCCGTTAATCGAAAGGGCGTTGCACGAAGTGGTGACCTATTACGATACGGTTGAGCAATGGCGCGGCTGGCAGACTGTGTGGCCGATGGTAAGATGGGGCCTTGGAACGCTGTTCTTGTTCCTGTTTTTCCTATTGTTTTACAAAGTTGTTCCGACAGGTAAAATGAAAGTGAAGGAAGTGTGGCCGGGCGCAGTTTTTTCTGCAATCGGTTGGCAGCTGTTCTCGCTTTTCTTCGGGAGCTATGTGGCAAATGTCGATTATACGAGACTTTATGGACAGCTATCAGGAATCATCCTGCTCGTCCTCTGGTTTTATTTGACTGCAGTCATCCTAATGGTTTCAGGATTGCTAAATGCAGAGTTGCGGTCCTTTTTGAAAAGGAAGGGAAGATGA
- a CDS encoding response regulator transcription factor encodes MKILVVDDDPNILELVNIHLFQAGYEVIKAANGAQALESLEEQLPDLAVVDVMMPGMDGFELTKRLRAEADIPVLLLTAKGEMEDKEKGFLAGSDDYVVKPFEPKELLFRINAILRRYDKAVDMFIQAGPLKINRQSYEVSIGKKVLLLPLKEFELLSVLASKPNQVFERDFLIERVWGFDYEGDEQTLNVHIKRLRDKLDGLPEGICITTVRGVGYKLEVSDT; translated from the coding sequence ATGAAAATACTCGTAGTGGATGATGATCCGAATATATTGGAGCTAGTGAATATCCATTTATTTCAGGCGGGCTATGAAGTGATCAAGGCGGCAAATGGTGCACAGGCACTCGAGAGTCTGGAGGAGCAGCTTCCCGACTTAGCAGTTGTCGATGTCATGATGCCCGGTATGGACGGATTTGAATTGACGAAGAGGCTGCGGGCCGAAGCGGATATTCCCGTTTTATTGCTGACCGCAAAAGGGGAGATGGAAGATAAGGAGAAAGGCTTTTTGGCTGGTTCCGACGATTATGTCGTCAAGCCGTTTGAGCCGAAGGAGCTGTTATTCAGAATCAATGCCATCTTACGGAGATATGATAAAGCTGTCGATATGTTCATACAGGCAGGGCCGCTTAAAATCAACAGGCAAAGCTATGAAGTGTCCATAGGGAAAAAAGTGCTGTTGCTGCCATTGAAGGAATTTGAGCTGTTATCTGTGCTTGCCTCTAAGCCGAATCAAGTGTTTGAACGTGATTTCCTTATTGAACGCGTATGGGGCTTCGATTATGAAGGGGATGAGCAAACGCTGAACGTCCATATCAAACGGCTGCGAGATAAGCTTGATGGGCTGCCGGAGGGCATTTGCATAACGACAGTCCGCGGGGTCGGCTACAAGCTCGAGGTGTCGGATACATGA
- a CDS encoding HAMP domain-containing sensor histidine kinase → MRSLYGKFLSFTTGIMMTSAVIAFLVVNTYYHQQLKGQNDAKNMNIALAMADYIETEEPADLESYFRTQAASGYKLFVVNENREAHMYGVPFRKENLRTVSVDRVLDGQLYHGMRDLKTETFMTGFFSDELANTVGVPFTYNGETYALFMRPDIKMLFTEVHFLLGGMVVVMAIVSLLSMLIVAKKLIEPITKLTAAAKRVGEERFTGTLDINRRDEIGQLAQSFQRMTEKLSENDRMRKEFINDVSHDFQSPLLNIKGYANLLMDSELPEQERRNYAKVIQSETERLSSLTKQLLLLTSLDQLESPLKPINFRLDEQLKEVIRKQRWLLEEKQMSLVMELDEVAITGDPSFLEKVWENLLSNALKYTESGGEIDIRLSGGFDDVEVAVRDNGAGIATEHLNRLFDRFYRVDHSRTHEVEGTGLGLSIVDQVVKLHGGRVEIASVEGEGTTFTVILPKL, encoded by the coding sequence ATGAGATCCCTCTATGGAAAATTCCTTTCCTTCACAACGGGCATAATGATGACGAGTGCTGTCATTGCATTTCTCGTCGTAAATACATATTACCACCAGCAATTGAAAGGGCAGAATGACGCCAAAAACATGAATATCGCACTCGCGATGGCGGATTATATCGAGACGGAAGAGCCTGCCGATTTGGAGAGCTATTTCAGGACGCAGGCCGCCTCGGGCTACAAGTTATTCGTTGTGAATGAAAACCGGGAGGCCCACATGTATGGAGTGCCGTTTCGTAAGGAGAATTTAAGAACAGTTTCTGTCGATCGGGTGCTCGATGGTCAACTGTACCACGGCATGCGTGATTTGAAGACCGAGACGTTCATGACGGGTTTCTTTTCGGATGAACTTGCGAACACGGTAGGTGTCCCGTTTACATACAATGGGGAAACATATGCGCTTTTCATGAGACCGGATATCAAAATGCTGTTCACGGAAGTCCATTTTCTATTGGGTGGCATGGTCGTCGTCATGGCGATTGTCAGTTTGCTGTCGATGTTGATTGTGGCGAAGAAATTGATTGAACCGATCACGAAGTTGACCGCGGCGGCGAAAAGAGTAGGTGAAGAGAGGTTCACGGGAACCCTTGATATAAACCGTAGAGATGAAATTGGCCAGCTGGCGCAGAGCTTTCAGCGGATGACCGAGAAACTCAGTGAAAATGACCGGATGCGCAAGGAGTTCATCAATGATGTTTCACATGACTTCCAATCCCCATTGCTCAATATTAAAGGATACGCCAATTTATTGATGGATAGTGAGCTGCCCGAACAGGAGCGGAGAAACTATGCGAAAGTTATTCAGTCCGAGACGGAACGGCTGTCTTCATTGACGAAGCAGTTATTGCTGTTGACGTCACTCGATCAGCTGGAGTCTCCCTTGAAGCCGATCAATTTTCGCTTGGATGAGCAACTCAAAGAAGTTATCCGCAAACAAAGATGGCTGCTGGAGGAGAAACAAATGTCACTTGTCATGGAGTTGGACGAAGTCGCGATAACAGGAGACCCTTCTTTTCTTGAAAAAGTATGGGAGAACTTGCTTTCCAATGCATTGAAATATACAGAGTCGGGCGGCGAGATTGATATTCGTCTGTCAGGCGGATTTGATGATGTGGAAGTTGCAGTCCGGGATAACGGGGCAGGGATTGCTACAGAGCATTTGAATAGGTTGTTTGACCGGTTTTACCGGGTCGATCATTCCAGGACGCACGAAGTCGAAGGGACGGGGCTCGGGCTTTCCATCGTGGACCAAGTCGTAAAGCTTCATGGAGGTAGGGTGGAAATTGCTAGTGTAGAAGGGGAAGGCACTACATTTACAGTCATACTTCCTAAATTGTAA
- a CDS encoding MMPL family transporter, with translation MITILSSVFAPGSNENVIANKDFGLPSDSPSIVAGYELEKHFPNDGGIPLFGVFHKDGELSDEEILSFALAIESLKEDKAFDEVDVIPLSKLQAEQRASFLSENKKTFFIPLTLPETLEGKDLNKLVQSIKESVGGKIDDAIELSWTGPAGIASDAVELFSQADIVLLLSTVGLILVLLLIIYRSPLLTLIPLVGAGIVYAVVDRLIGFTTAQGWFGVDSQALSIMTILLFAVVTDYSLLIFSRYREELKMHEDANVAMRETMRHVKEPIFFSGSTILLGVATLFFALYEPYRNFAPVFAIAAGAMLIAGLTLLPALFAVIGRKAFWPLIPKYGEETVEKKTIWGKVAAVVTKRPWQFMVPILLLLALGAWNMTNMKESYDLIASFPEDLSSREGYERLGEDFSKGSLAPGTLLFVTESEFGMEEMRTVIERIEEYPSIASVTTQGNPISEDGKAAKFSITFEGNPYDEEAFDAVLKLRKDSEKILKYANLSDTSMYISGETAVNADVRDINDRDTWIVIILMTVLITIMLGLQTRSIVAPLYMIGSILLSFAATLGLSYYLFEVFLNLEGINYRIPLYAFVFLVALGVDYSIMLIARIREELKVMPFDEAVRKGVERTGGVISSAGLILAATFLVLATMPIYELKLFGFIMALGILIDTFIVRPLLIPAVLVLLGKWSFWPKRMQ, from the coding sequence ATGATCACAATTTTGTCTTCCGTATTTGCACCGGGCAGTAACGAAAATGTCATAGCCAATAAAGACTTCGGCTTGCCATCTGACTCTCCTTCCATCGTAGCGGGATATGAGTTGGAAAAGCATTTTCCGAATGACGGAGGCATTCCACTTTTTGGAGTATTCCATAAGGATGGCGAGCTGTCAGATGAAGAAATTCTCAGTTTCGCGCTAGCAATTGAATCTTTGAAGGAGGACAAAGCGTTTGATGAAGTGGATGTCATCCCTTTATCCAAATTACAAGCAGAGCAGCGCGCGTCATTTCTATCGGAAAATAAAAAGACGTTTTTCATTCCGTTAACATTACCAGAAACCCTTGAAGGAAAAGATCTGAACAAATTAGTTCAATCCATTAAAGAATCGGTGGGCGGTAAAATTGACGATGCAATTGAACTGTCTTGGACGGGGCCGGCCGGAATTGCATCAGACGCGGTGGAGCTGTTTAGCCAAGCAGATATTGTCTTGTTGCTGTCAACGGTAGGGCTGATTCTAGTTTTGCTTTTAATCATTTACCGTTCGCCACTATTGACGTTGATTCCGTTAGTAGGCGCGGGAATCGTTTACGCAGTTGTCGACCGGTTGATCGGCTTTACAACTGCACAAGGGTGGTTCGGCGTTGATAGCCAGGCGCTGTCGATTATGACGATTCTTTTGTTTGCAGTCGTTACGGATTATTCATTGCTTATTTTCTCTCGTTATCGAGAAGAATTAAAAATGCATGAGGATGCAAATGTAGCGATGAGGGAAACGATGCGCCACGTAAAAGAACCGATTTTCTTTAGCGGCAGCACAATCTTGTTGGGTGTTGCGACATTGTTTTTTGCCCTTTATGAGCCGTACCGTAATTTCGCACCAGTATTTGCAATTGCGGCAGGTGCAATGCTAATTGCGGGCTTGACGTTATTGCCTGCCTTGTTTGCGGTAATTGGCAGAAAGGCATTCTGGCCGTTAATTCCGAAGTACGGTGAGGAGACAGTCGAAAAGAAAACGATCTGGGGAAAAGTGGCGGCTGTCGTTACGAAAAGGCCGTGGCAATTCATGGTTCCAATCCTATTGCTTCTTGCGTTAGGTGCTTGGAATATGACCAATATGAAAGAGTCATATGATTTAATCGCGTCATTTCCGGAAGACCTTTCATCCAGAGAAGGTTATGAGCGATTAGGAGAGGACTTCTCGAAGGGTAGCTTGGCACCGGGGACATTGCTATTTGTCACTGAAAGTGAGTTTGGCATGGAAGAAATGAGAACAGTGATTGAACGAATTGAAGAATATCCTTCCATAGCCAGTGTGACGACACAAGGCAATCCTATAAGTGAAGATGGAAAAGCAGCAAAATTCTCCATAACATTTGAAGGTAATCCTTATGATGAGGAAGCCTTTGATGCGGTGTTAAAGCTCCGGAAAGACAGCGAGAAGATCTTGAAGTATGCGAACCTGTCAGACACGTCTATGTATATTTCCGGTGAGACGGCGGTCAATGCCGATGTACGGGATATTAATGATCGGGATACGTGGATTGTTATAATCTTAATGACCGTTTTGATAACGATAATGCTAGGCTTACAAACGAGGTCCATTGTTGCGCCGCTTTACATGATCGGGAGTATTTTGCTTTCATTTGCGGCAACACTAGGGTTATCCTACTACTTATTTGAAGTGTTTTTGAATTTAGAAGGAATTAACTACCGCATTCCGCTCTATGCATTTGTCTTCCTTGTTGCATTAGGCGTCGATTATTCCATCATGCTCATTGCAAGGATCCGTGAGGAGTTGAAAGTGATGCCGTTCGACGAAGCGGTGCGAAAAGGAGTAGAGCGTACCGGGGGAGTCATCAGTTCCGCAGGGCTGATCTTAGCTGCGACATTCTTAGTGCTTGCGACAATGCCGATTTATGAATTGAAGCTATTCGGGTTCATTATGGCGTTAGGAATCTTGATTGACACATTCATCGTCCGGCCACTATTGATCCCAGCAGTTCTAGTGTTGCTTGGCAAATGGAGCTTTTGGCCGAAACGTATGCAATAA
- a CDS encoding SDR family NAD(P)-dependent oxidoreductase, whose amino-acid sequence MKRALVLGASGGMGYSIVNELISRGAEVIAFARTEQKLKKLYDERQEITIQTGDVFNLQDLIAASENVDVIYQAANIPYPEWEEKLVPFIGNVIKAAEIQKTKLVLIENIYAYGRSTGIKVTENTPKQPTTKKGKIRLQVEHLVKQSNVPTIIAHFPDFYGPNAENTVLHYTLKDAVQHKKAMFVGNQTIAREFIYTPDGAKAVVNLSMHDNAYGQNYNIPAYDVITGKELVQIIHELSGYDKPVRTVSKNLIRFLGIFNANMREVVEMFYLNEEPVVLDGTKYITEIGPLPRTSYQEGLKRTIEYMVRAK is encoded by the coding sequence ATGAAGAGAGCACTTGTTTTAGGAGCTTCGGGCGGAATGGGATATTCAATTGTGAATGAATTGATCAGCAGAGGCGCGGAAGTCATTGCATTCGCCCGGACGGAGCAAAAACTGAAGAAATTGTATGATGAGCGACAGGAAATCACCATTCAAACCGGGGATGTCTTCAACCTCCAAGATCTTATTGCCGCGTCTGAAAATGTAGATGTCATTTATCAAGCGGCTAATATCCCTTACCCGGAATGGGAGGAAAAACTAGTCCCTTTCATCGGAAATGTCATAAAGGCGGCCGAAATCCAAAAAACAAAGCTTGTATTGATTGAGAATATTTATGCGTATGGCAGATCGACTGGGATTAAGGTGACGGAAAATACTCCGAAACAACCGACTACGAAAAAGGGAAAAATTCGTTTACAAGTAGAGCATCTTGTCAAACAATCAAACGTTCCGACAATCATTGCCCACTTTCCAGATTTCTATGGTCCGAATGCCGAAAATACGGTATTGCACTATACCTTAAAGGACGCCGTTCAACATAAAAAAGCGATGTTCGTCGGAAACCAAACGATTGCAAGAGAATTCATTTATACACCAGACGGAGCTAAGGCCGTAGTCAACCTATCAATGCACGACAATGCCTATGGCCAAAACTACAATATTCCTGCTTATGATGTCATTACCGGGAAAGAACTCGTTCAGATTATCCATGAACTTTCCGGGTACGACAAACCAGTCAGGACAGTTTCCAAAAATCTAATTCGGTTCCTAGGTATTTTCAACGCCAACATGCGTGAAGTGGTTGAAATGTTTTATTTGAATGAAGAACCAGTTGTGTTAGATGGCACTAAATATATAACTGAAATTGGCCCGCTTCCTCGCACCTCCTATCAGGAAGGATTAAAACGTACAATAGAATACATGGTCCGTGCAAAGTGA
- a CDS encoding TetR/AcrR family transcriptional regulator, translating to MSSRKFAQRDLTKEMIMDAARDLFIVKGYEHVSMRQIAKELGYSHGAIYYHFTNKAELFYALVEEHFGMLEHKLLELAQAPLAPREKLEAILLGYIEFGLNHQSHYEIMFLIKDEEVRDCLNQSPNDTYELFAQTVHSLSKKQLSIQEIWSIFLSLHGFVTHYLRHVLHYEEVRDMAKAHVQFLLKDRY from the coding sequence ATGTCATCTCGAAAATTTGCGCAACGTGATCTAACTAAGGAGATGATCATGGATGCTGCAAGAGATTTATTCATCGTAAAAGGATACGAGCACGTTTCGATGCGTCAAATAGCAAAAGAGCTTGGTTATAGCCACGGAGCCATTTATTATCACTTCACAAATAAAGCAGAGCTGTTTTATGCACTCGTGGAAGAGCATTTCGGCATGTTAGAACATAAGCTTCTAGAGCTCGCGCAAGCCCCTCTCGCACCACGGGAAAAGCTTGAAGCCATCTTGCTTGGCTATATTGAATTTGGTTTAAACCATCAAAGTCATTATGAAATCATGTTTTTGATTAAAGACGAGGAAGTGCGTGACTGTCTCAATCAAAGCCCGAACGATACTTATGAATTGTTTGCACAAACCGTGCATAGTTTGAGCAAGAAGCAGCTTTCCATTCAAGAGATCTGGTCTATTTTCTTATCCTTGCATGGGTTTGTCACACACTATTTGCGACATGTCCTTCATTATGAAGAGGTTAGAGACATGGCGAAGGCACATGTCCAATTTTTGTTGAAAGATAGATATTAA
- a CDS encoding ABC transporter ATP-binding protein yields the protein MFIDIQNMSFSYSNSPANAVEDFTLTVNKGEIISILGRSGSGKSTILRLIAGLEMPKGGSFTLGDKTIFNTHTFVQPEKRGIGMVFQDYALFPHMSVKDNVLFGLPKMGRNDKLKRLKEVLELVELEGYEKRYPHQLSGGQQQRVSLARAIAPKPELILLDEPFSNLDTELLVKIREDLRRILKKANITAIFVTHNQNDAHVLADRIVKIKDGVIDQVGRPCDLLGSSTDEKGNIELLPEKELVSV from the coding sequence ATGTTTATCGATATTCAAAATATGAGCTTCTCTTATTCGAATTCACCTGCCAATGCAGTCGAAGACTTCACACTTACGGTAAACAAAGGTGAAATCATCTCTATACTTGGGCGAAGTGGAAGTGGGAAAAGCACAATTCTTCGACTGATTGCCGGACTTGAGATGCCGAAAGGCGGTTCATTTACGTTAGGCGATAAAACAATATTTAACACCCACACATTCGTCCAACCCGAAAAGCGCGGAATTGGTATGGTATTTCAAGATTATGCGCTATTCCCTCATATGAGTGTAAAGGATAACGTATTATTCGGACTCCCTAAAATGGGCCGTAACGATAAATTGAAACGTCTGAAGGAAGTATTGGAACTCGTGGAACTTGAAGGTTATGAAAAGCGGTACCCGCATCAGCTGAGCGGTGGTCAGCAACAGCGCGTATCACTTGCACGTGCAATTGCACCAAAACCTGAGCTCATTCTTTTGGATGAACCTTTCAGTAATCTGGACACCGAACTCCTAGTTAAAATTCGTGAAGATCTTCGCCGGATATTAAAAAAAGCGAACATTACCGCAATCTTCGTTACACACAATCAAAACGATGCCCACGTACTTGCGGATCGGATCGTGAAGATCAAAGATGGCGTGATTGACCAAGTCGGCCGACCTTGCGATTTGCTGGGCAGTTCAACAGATGAAAAAGGCAATATCGAGTTATTGCCTGAAAAAGAACTCGTAAGTGTATGA
- a CDS encoding iron ABC transporter permease, producing the protein MNRRIVNVNGWTIGAILIITLLFVPNLSIVTGVFTPASENWGHIREFMLVNYIKSSLTLVLFTAIFTIAIGLSLAWLIAQYDFPLRNFMKWSLILPLSIPPFIGAYTYHGILNYTGIIQKTLRNHFDVTVNQAYFDIMNVPGAIFIYTIFLYPYVYMITRIFLSNQAASLVESARTLGKGPIEIFLKVVLPISRVSVIGGASLVILEVLNDYGVVKYFGIQTFSTAIFQTWFGLGDLDSSIKLAACLMGIVIFILVIEWVLRGGKKYSFSSTKLRPLPLVKLTGKKAALATAYTLIIFTIAFLIPVLQLLDWVVLTFGKVPMEEVLTYTKNSIIVAGTASMLIILFSLIIGNFSRITKHKFAKVVPKLTILGYSIPGAVIAVAVVTTFIAIDRQLAPVYLFLGLDSALVLSVSLVMLISAYIIRFFAIGYNSIESGYTKIGTDFRDASRMLGVSSMRTFFKIDIPMMKGAIISGFILTFVDILKEIPLTLILRPFNYDTLATKAFQYASDEKIMEASQASLLIVGVSAIAIFVFNKLLREGSD; encoded by the coding sequence ATGAATAGGCGAATTGTAAACGTGAATGGTTGGACAATCGGTGCAATACTCATTATTACTTTACTGTTTGTTCCTAATTTATCAATTGTCACAGGCGTTTTTACTCCTGCAAGCGAAAATTGGGGGCATATTCGCGAATTCATGCTTGTAAACTATATTAAGTCTTCACTCACACTTGTATTGTTCACAGCAATATTCACCATCGCAATTGGTCTTAGCCTTGCTTGGCTTATTGCACAATATGACTTTCCACTTCGTAATTTCATGAAATGGTCACTCATCTTACCTTTATCAATACCGCCATTCATCGGTGCATATACGTACCATGGCATCCTCAATTACACGGGCATCATTCAAAAGACGCTTCGAAATCATTTTGATGTAACGGTGAATCAAGCCTATTTCGATATTATGAATGTCCCGGGTGCCATTTTCATTTATACGATTTTCTTATATCCGTATGTTTATATGATCACGAGAATTTTCTTGTCCAATCAAGCTGCTTCTCTCGTTGAAAGTGCACGGACACTTGGGAAAGGCCCTATTGAAATCTTCCTGAAGGTTGTACTTCCCATTTCACGTGTGTCAGTCATAGGCGGGGCTAGCCTTGTCATATTAGAAGTGTTAAATGACTATGGCGTAGTTAAGTATTTTGGCATTCAAACGTTCAGTACTGCAATTTTCCAGACGTGGTTCGGCCTAGGAGACTTGGATTCTTCCATAAAACTTGCGGCTTGCCTGATGGGCATCGTCATCTTCATCCTCGTAATTGAGTGGGTTCTCCGTGGCGGAAAGAAATACAGTTTCTCTTCAACGAAACTTAGACCGCTGCCACTCGTCAAATTGACCGGAAAAAAGGCAGCTTTGGCAACAGCGTATACGCTAATTATTTTTACGATTGCCTTCCTCATTCCAGTTCTCCAGTTGTTGGACTGGGTTGTCCTCACATTCGGCAAAGTTCCGATGGAGGAAGTGTTGACATACACGAAAAACTCGATCATTGTTGCGGGAACAGCCTCAATGCTCATCATTTTGTTCTCGCTCATTATTGGGAATTTTAGTCGAATTACGAAACACAAGTTTGCAAAAGTGGTTCCTAAATTAACAATTCTTGGCTATTCCATACCAGGTGCAGTCATCGCTGTAGCAGTCGTCACAACTTTTATTGCCATTGACCGGCAACTAGCACCTGTATATCTATTTTTAGGATTGGATTCCGCACTCGTCTTAAGTGTTAGTTTAGTTATGCTAATTAGTGCATACATCATACGGTTTTTCGCAATCGGGTACAATTCGATTGAATCTGGATACACGAAAATCGGTACGGACTTTCGTGATGCCTCGCGTATGCTAGGCGTTAGCAGCATGCGAACATTTTTCAAGATCGATATTCCGATGATGAAAGGCGCAATTATTAGCGGATTCATCCTTACATTTGTCGACATTTTAAAAGAAATCCCATTGACTCTCATTTTGAGACCATTCAACTATGATACACTTGCAACAAAGGCGTTCCAATATGCTAGTGATGAAAAAATTATGGAAGCGTCACAAGCTTCCTTACTCATAGTCGGTGTAAGTGCAATAGCAATATTCGTTTTTAACAAACTGCTTAGAGAGGGGTCGGATTAA
- a CDS encoding Fe(3+) ABC transporter substrate-binding protein → MKKSLMVLLASLLLVLAACGNSANQSSDAGDNEKQKKNEKSEVNLYTSRHYDVDNELYKKFEDETGIKVNVIKGEADELIERIKREGTATKADLFLTADVGRLYRAKEQGLLQAVSSDILSKQVPEKFRDSDDMWVGLTKRARILVYNKDKVKPEELSTYEALTEDAWKGRFLVRSSESVYNQSLLASFIEIDGEEKAKEWAQGIVNNMARSPEGGDRDQAKAIAAGIGDIAIMNTYYLGQMLNSQDPEEVKVAEQLGIFFPNQETTGTHVNISGAGVVNGSKNADNALKLLEFLTGEEAQFTFAEANYEYPVNQDVEPAELLKSWGEFKEQEIPLTVLGENNAKAIMIFNEVGWK, encoded by the coding sequence ATGAAGAAAAGTTTAATGGTCCTGCTTGCCTCTTTGCTACTCGTTCTCGCGGCATGTGGGAATAGTGCGAATCAAAGCAGCGACGCAGGAGATAACGAGAAGCAAAAGAAAAACGAAAAATCCGAAGTGAATTTGTATACGAGCAGACATTATGACGTTGATAATGAGCTGTACAAAAAGTTTGAGGACGAAACAGGCATCAAGGTGAACGTCATTAAAGGTGAAGCCGATGAGTTGATCGAGCGGATCAAACGTGAAGGAACAGCTACGAAAGCCGATCTTTTCTTAACAGCAGACGTTGGCAGACTATACCGTGCCAAAGAGCAAGGATTGCTTCAAGCTGTGTCAAGTGACATTTTGTCGAAACAAGTGCCAGAAAAATTCCGTGATTCTGATGACATGTGGGTAGGTTTGACGAAACGTGCACGTATTCTCGTATATAATAAAGATAAAGTGAAACCCGAAGAGTTATCAACTTATGAAGCGCTCACAGAAGATGCATGGAAAGGACGTTTTCTTGTTCGTTCATCCGAAAGCGTCTATAACCAGTCTCTATTAGCTTCATTCATCGAAATCGACGGTGAAGAAAAAGCGAAAGAATGGGCACAAGGCATTGTGAACAATATGGCACGCAGTCCGGAAGGCGGGGATCGTGACCAAGCGAAGGCCATTGCTGCAGGCATTGGTGACATTGCAATCATGAACACCTATTACTTAGGACAAATGCTGAACTCTCAAGACCCGGAAGAGGTCAAAGTAGCAGAACAGCTAGGTATTTTCTTCCCGAACCAGGAAACGACAGGAACACACGTCAACATTAGCGGTGCTGGGGTTGTCAATGGTTCGAAAAACGCGGACAATGCGTTGAAACTTCTTGAATTCCTAACTGGTGAAGAAGCACAATTTACATTTGCAGAAGCAAATTACGAATATCCTGTAAACCAAGACGTAGAACCAGCAGAACTTTTAAAATCTTGGGGTGAGTTCAAGGAACAGGAAATTCCACTCACAGTTCTAGGAGAAAATAACGCAAAAGCGATTATGATTTTTAACGAAGTAGGTTGGAAATAA
- the queE gene encoding 7-carboxy-7-deazaguanine synthase QueE: MKIPVMEVFGPTIQGEGMVIGQKTMFVRTAGCDYSCAWCDSSFTWDGTGKSVSKRPQDIIDELKAIGGQTFSHVTISGGNPALHKGIGELVDLCHAEGWKVAVETQATFWQDWLLNIDDITLSPKPPSSKMITDFSKLDHFMEKLTGANASLKIVVFDEMDFKFAEEVHLRYPSVPFYLQVGNDDTITTDDTYLVSNLLKRFEWLIDLAVASPVMNDAKVLPQLHALVWGNKRGV; the protein is encoded by the coding sequence ATGAAGATTCCTGTAATGGAAGTGTTCGGCCCTACAATCCAAGGGGAAGGAATGGTCATCGGACAAAAGACGATGTTTGTCCGGACGGCAGGTTGCGATTATTCTTGTGCTTGGTGCGATTCCAGTTTTACATGGGACGGAACAGGCAAAAGCGTTTCGAAACGCCCGCAAGACATTATTGATGAGCTGAAAGCAATCGGCGGACAGACATTTTCACACGTGACAATTTCAGGGGGAAACCCTGCCTTGCATAAAGGGATCGGAGAACTGGTCGATCTTTGCCATGCAGAAGGTTGGAAAGTTGCCGTCGAAACGCAAGCTACGTTTTGGCAAGATTGGTTGTTGAATATCGACGACATCACGCTTTCTCCAAAACCACCGAGTTCAAAAATGATAACCGATTTCAGCAAACTTGATCATTTCATGGAGAAACTGACTGGTGCAAATGCAAGTCTGAAAATCGTTGTTTTTGATGAAATGGATTTCAAATTTGCGGAAGAAGTCCATCTCCGCTACCCATCAGTTCCTTTCTATTTACAAGTGGGTAACGATGATACAATAACAACAGATGACACCTATCTTGTATCCAACTTATTGAAACGGTTTGAATGGCTCATCGATTTGGCTGTCGCTTCCCCGGTTATGAACGACGCGAAGGTGTTGCCGCAATTACATGCCCTTGTGTGGGGCAATAAAAGAGGCGTTTAG